In the Kribbella sp. NBC_00482 genome, one interval contains:
- a CDS encoding histidine kinase, translating to MRWPRWVALGTFLLVLTLVAGGSWLLIAYRTGPHTLRNFIGLAAIGTAIAVLGLAVARRQPANPVGAILGWIGAIVVFLTARDVYYNAVVHDPGRLPVDSRVVAWLDESGWWLLAAVAFLLLYFPTGQLVNRRWRPVPLALLVLGVGQQAFGAFTSAPFLSPLQDLPRPYLPLSGVLGVASEVVFFGFLALCLTAVVPVAIRYRGSTGTVRAQLKWLLLAGLAAVVYPLVCLAEILVTGQSGIVATVFGIVTLVSLPASVAVAMLRHDLYDVDRVLADTVSYSIVMVVLLGTYAVAAVSLGLVLGRDSAVVAAAATAVCALILAPLRTRLQRAVDRRLYPPRRAALLAIEDLQRRIHTEQAQPEDLEAALRGALRDPALRVGLLIPGASGFVDAAGAPVAEPRLVPVLLGGEQIGVLASDVTSPAVLKAVAAAAASLVEVTRLRAELAGALREVAASRARLVQAGDEERRRLERDLHDGAQQRLVALGMAMRLAQRHLDDGTVDMNGLLDQGVAELGTAVAELRQIAHGLRPTSLDDGLHAALSAITQSLPIPVRLQIPADLPEELATTAYFVAAEAVTNAAKYANATSIVVRVARSADAMRVRIEDDGCGGAVPRPGSGLSGLLDRVAAVGGALELRSPAGRGTTVEAVLPCES from the coding sequence ATGCGGTGGCCGCGGTGGGTCGCGCTCGGTACCTTCCTGCTCGTTCTGACGCTCGTGGCGGGAGGCTCCTGGCTGTTGATCGCGTACCGCACCGGTCCGCACACGCTGCGGAACTTCATCGGTCTGGCAGCGATCGGTACCGCGATCGCGGTACTCGGGCTCGCGGTCGCCCGCCGGCAGCCGGCCAACCCGGTCGGGGCGATCCTCGGCTGGATCGGCGCGATCGTCGTGTTCCTGACCGCGCGCGACGTCTACTACAACGCCGTCGTCCACGATCCGGGGCGCTTGCCGGTGGACAGCCGGGTGGTCGCCTGGCTCGACGAGAGCGGCTGGTGGCTGCTGGCCGCGGTCGCCTTCCTGCTGCTCTACTTCCCGACAGGTCAGCTGGTGAATCGTCGGTGGCGACCGGTTCCGCTGGCGTTGCTGGTGCTCGGCGTAGGCCAACAGGCCTTCGGTGCGTTCACCTCGGCACCGTTCCTGTCGCCGCTTCAGGACCTGCCTCGGCCGTACCTGCCGCTGTCCGGAGTCCTTGGCGTGGCGAGCGAGGTCGTGTTCTTCGGGTTCTTGGCGCTCTGTCTGACCGCGGTCGTTCCGGTGGCGATCCGGTACCGCGGCTCGACCGGCACAGTCCGTGCCCAGCTGAAGTGGCTCCTACTTGCGGGCCTGGCCGCCGTTGTCTACCCGCTCGTGTGCCTGGCCGAGATCCTGGTCACCGGTCAGAGCGGCATCGTGGCGACCGTCTTCGGGATCGTCACGCTGGTGTCCCTCCCGGCCTCCGTCGCGGTCGCGATGCTCCGGCACGACCTGTACGACGTCGACCGGGTGCTGGCCGATACCGTCAGCTACAGCATCGTGATGGTCGTCCTGCTGGGCACGTACGCCGTCGCAGCCGTCTCACTCGGGCTGGTACTGGGACGCGACTCGGCTGTTGTCGCGGCCGCCGCAACGGCCGTCTGCGCGTTGATCCTGGCGCCGTTGCGGACCCGGCTGCAGCGCGCCGTCGATCGGCGGCTCTATCCACCGCGACGTGCCGCACTGCTGGCGATCGAGGATCTGCAGCGTCGGATCCACACCGAGCAGGCCCAGCCGGAGGACCTCGAGGCCGCGCTGCGCGGCGCGCTCCGCGATCCGGCCCTTCGCGTCGGCCTGCTGATCCCGGGAGCGTCCGGCTTCGTCGACGCGGCAGGTGCGCCGGTGGCCGAGCCGCGGCTGGTCCCGGTGCTGCTGGGTGGTGAGCAAATCGGCGTACTCGCATCCGACGTGACCTCTCCCGCCGTACTGAAAGCTGTGGCGGCTGCGGCGGCCAGTCTGGTGGAGGTGACGCGGCTGCGGGCGGAGCTGGCCGGCGCTCTTCGCGAGGTGGCTGCGAGCCGCGCGCGGCTGGTGCAGGCGGGTGACGAGGAGCGACGGCGGCTGGAGCGGGATCTGCACGACGGCGCGCAGCAGCGGCTGGTCGCGTTGGGCATGGCGATGCGGCTGGCTCAGCGGCATCTGGACGACGGGACGGTCGACATGAACGGGCTGCTCGACCAGGGCGTCGCCGAGCTCGGTACCGCGGTCGCCGAGTTGCGGCAGATCGCCCACGGTCTCCGCCCGACCAGCCTGGACGACGGTCTGCACGCCGCGTTGAGCGCGATCACCCAGTCGCTGCCGATACCGGTCCGGCTGCAGATCCCGGCCGATCTGCCCGAGGAGCTCGCGACGACGGCGTACTTCGTGGCCGCCGAGGCGGTGACGAACGCGGCGAAGTACGCGAACGCCACGTCGATCGTGGTGCGGGTCGCGCGGTCGGCCGACGCGATGCGGGTCCGGATCGAGGACGACGGGTGCGGTGGAGCCGTACCGCGGCCCGGCTCGGGGCTGAGTGGACTGCTCGACCGGGTCGCGGCGGTCGGCGGCGCACTGGAGCTGCGGAGTCCGGCCGGCAGGGGTACGACGGTGGAGGCGGTGCTGCCGTGCGAATCGTGA
- the mfd gene encoding transcription-repair coupling factor, producing the protein MKLRGLVDTLITDPVVAEAVRDARGDSVTTLDLSAPTPVRPVLLAALAAAQNGADRPVLAVTATFREAEELTEALQCLVEEPGSVAYYPAWETLPHERLSPRSDTVGRRLAVLRRLAHPDPSDETTGPIRILVAPVRSVLQPQVAGLADLRPVQLHVGDSVELEDVVERLAAAAYHRVDLVERRGEFAVRGGIIDVFPPTEEHPLRVDFFGDDVEEIRYFAVADQRSLEIAQHGLWAPPCRELLLTDEVRARAAVLAKEHPELAELFEKLAEGHAVEGMESLAPVLVDEMELLVDLMPAGTHVVVSDPERVRARAHDLVATSQEFLEASWAAAAGGGEAPIDLGAAAYMSLGDVRSQALGRGLAWWSLSPFAAAPTDEPELRDSMGARVAFDIDTDSGAVTSKILAVHEVDPYRGETAAAAEDIRAWLRDGWRVVCVTEGHGPAQRLAEVFSEAELPARVVEGIEEIPEPGVVLISQGQLEHGFIADGIKFAVLTENDLAGQRSMAERRSQQRMPSRRKKTIDPLELQPGDYVVHEQHGVGRYVEMMQRTVGTGSQKATREYVVIEFAPSKRGQPGDRLYVPTDQLDQVTRYVGGEQPTLDKMGGGDWAKRKGRARKAVRQIAGELIKLYAARQATKGHAFAKDTPWQRELEDAFPFVETPDQLATIDDVKHDMERVMPMDRIVCGDVGYGKTEIAVRAAFKAVQDGKQVAVLVPTTLLVQQHYATFAERYAAFPVNVAPLSRFQTDKEAKATIDGLADGSVDVVIGTHRLFSGEVAFKDLGLVIVDEEQRFGVEHKEQLKRLRTAVDVLTMSATPIPRTLEMSITGIREMSTIATPPEERHPVLTFVGAYDEHQVTAAIRRELLREGQVFVVHNRVNTIEKAAARIRQLVPEARVSVAHGQMNEHTLENVIQGFWEKQSDVIVCTTIVESGIDISNANTMIIERSDLLGLSQLHQLRGRVGRGRERAYAYFFFPPEKPLTETAHDRLATIAQHADLGGGMAVAMKDLEIRGAGNLLGGEQSGHIADVGFDLYVRLVGEAVAEYRGDTQAEEPEVKIELPIDAHLPHDYIPSQRLRLEMYQRLAAVRDADGIAELVEELHDRYGEIPLAVLNLIEVATFRNHARRAGLHDVTLQGSMIRFGPVELPDSKVLRLNRLYPKSLVKPQLHTILVPRPATRLVGGQPLRDQELLQWCTRLIDDVIAEPIVVPA; encoded by the coding sequence GTGAAGCTACGCGGTCTGGTCGACACCCTGATCACCGATCCGGTGGTGGCCGAGGCCGTTCGTGACGCCCGCGGTGACAGCGTCACGACCCTCGACCTGAGCGCGCCGACGCCGGTGCGCCCGGTCCTCCTCGCCGCGCTGGCCGCGGCCCAGAACGGCGCCGACCGCCCGGTGCTCGCCGTCACCGCCACCTTCCGCGAGGCAGAGGAGCTCACCGAAGCCCTCCAGTGCCTCGTCGAGGAGCCTGGCTCCGTCGCCTACTACCCGGCCTGGGAGACGCTCCCGCACGAGCGCCTGTCGCCCCGCTCCGACACGGTCGGCCGGCGGCTCGCCGTACTGCGGCGGCTCGCGCACCCGGATCCGTCCGACGAGACGACCGGCCCGATCCGGATCCTGGTCGCGCCGGTGCGGTCCGTACTGCAGCCGCAGGTCGCCGGACTCGCGGACCTGCGGCCCGTACAGCTGCACGTCGGTGACTCGGTCGAGCTCGAGGACGTCGTCGAGCGGCTCGCCGCCGCGGCGTACCACCGGGTGGACCTGGTCGAGCGGCGCGGTGAGTTCGCGGTCCGCGGCGGCATCATCGACGTCTTCCCGCCGACCGAGGAGCACCCGCTGCGGGTGGACTTCTTCGGCGACGACGTCGAGGAGATCAGGTACTTCGCGGTTGCGGACCAGCGCTCATTGGAGATCGCTCAGCACGGTCTGTGGGCACCTCCGTGCCGCGAACTGCTGCTGACCGACGAGGTCCGCGCGCGGGCCGCCGTACTGGCGAAGGAACACCCCGAGCTGGCCGAGCTGTTCGAGAAGCTCGCCGAAGGGCATGCCGTCGAGGGCATGGAGTCGCTGGCGCCGGTGCTCGTCGACGAGATGGAGCTGCTGGTCGACCTGATGCCGGCCGGTACTCATGTCGTCGTCAGCGACCCCGAGCGGGTTCGCGCGCGAGCGCACGACCTGGTGGCGACCAGCCAGGAGTTCCTGGAGGCGTCCTGGGCCGCGGCAGCCGGTGGTGGCGAGGCCCCGATCGACCTGGGCGCGGCGGCGTACATGTCGCTCGGCGACGTCCGGTCGCAGGCCCTGGGCAGGGGCCTGGCCTGGTGGAGCCTGTCGCCGTTCGCGGCCGCTCCGACCGACGAGCCCGAGCTGCGGGACTCGATGGGGGCGCGGGTCGCGTTCGACATCGACACCGACTCCGGCGCGGTCACCAGCAAGATCCTCGCCGTCCACGAGGTCGACCCGTATCGCGGCGAGACCGCGGCGGCGGCCGAGGACATCCGCGCCTGGCTGCGGGACGGCTGGCGGGTCGTCTGCGTCACCGAAGGTCATGGTCCCGCGCAGCGCTTGGCCGAGGTGTTCTCCGAGGCGGAGCTCCCGGCCCGGGTGGTCGAGGGGATCGAGGAGATCCCCGAGCCCGGCGTCGTACTGATCTCGCAGGGTCAGCTGGAACACGGATTCATTGCTGACGGCATCAAGTTCGCCGTACTCACCGAGAACGACCTGGCCGGCCAGCGGTCGATGGCCGAACGCCGTTCCCAGCAACGGATGCCGTCGCGCCGCAAGAAAACGATCGACCCGCTGGAGCTGCAGCCCGGCGACTACGTCGTGCACGAGCAGCACGGCGTCGGCCGGTACGTCGAGATGATGCAGCGGACGGTTGGCACGGGCTCCCAGAAGGCCACCCGCGAGTACGTCGTGATCGAGTTCGCGCCGAGCAAGCGCGGACAACCGGGCGACCGGCTGTACGTGCCGACCGACCAGCTCGACCAGGTCACCCGGTACGTCGGTGGCGAGCAGCCGACCCTGGACAAGATGGGCGGCGGCGACTGGGCCAAGCGCAAGGGCCGCGCCCGCAAGGCGGTCCGGCAGATCGCCGGCGAGCTGATCAAGCTGTACGCCGCGCGCCAGGCGACCAAGGGCCACGCGTTCGCCAAGGACACCCCGTGGCAGCGGGAGCTCGAGGACGCGTTCCCGTTCGTGGAGACGCCCGACCAGCTCGCCACCATCGACGACGTGAAGCACGACATGGAACGTGTCATGCCGATGGACCGGATCGTCTGCGGCGACGTCGGCTACGGCAAGACCGAGATCGCCGTACGGGCGGCCTTCAAGGCGGTGCAGGACGGCAAGCAGGTCGCCGTACTCGTGCCGACGACACTCCTCGTGCAGCAGCACTACGCGACCTTCGCCGAGCGGTACGCCGCGTTCCCGGTCAACGTCGCCCCGCTGTCGCGGTTCCAGACCGACAAGGAGGCCAAGGCGACGATCGACGGCCTGGCCGACGGGTCGGTCGACGTGGTGATCGGGACGCACCGGCTGTTCAGCGGCGAGGTGGCGTTCAAGGACCTCGGTCTGGTGATCGTCGACGAGGAGCAGCGGTTCGGCGTCGAGCACAAGGAGCAGCTGAAGCGGCTGCGGACGGCGGTCGACGTACTGACGATGTCGGCGACCCCGATCCCGCGGACGCTCGAGATGTCGATCACCGGCATCCGCGAGATGTCCACGATCGCCACCCCGCCGGAGGAGCGGCACCCGGTGCTGACCTTCGTCGGCGCGTACGACGAGCACCAGGTGACCGCCGCGATCCGCCGCGAACTTCTCCGCGAGGGCCAGGTCTTCGTCGTCCACAACCGGGTGAACACGATCGAGAAGGCAGCCGCCCGGATCCGCCAACTGGTGCCCGAGGCGCGCGTCAGCGTCGCACACGGCCAGATGAACGAGCACACCCTCGAGAACGTGATCCAGGGCTTCTGGGAGAAGCAGTCCGACGTGATCGTGTGTACGACGATCGTCGAGTCCGGGATCGACATCTCGAACGCGAACACGATGATCATCGAGCGCTCCGACCTGCTCGGCCTGTCCCAGCTGCACCAGCTCCGCGGCCGGGTCGGTCGTGGCCGCGAGCGCGCGTACGCGTACTTCTTCTTCCCGCCGGAGAAGCCGCTCACCGAGACGGCACACGACAGGCTGGCCACGATCGCGCAGCACGCGGACCTCGGCGGCGGTATGGCGGTCGCGATGAAGGACCTGGAGATCCGCGGCGCCGGCAACCTGCTCGGCGGCGAGCAGTCCGGGCACATCGCGGACGTCGGCTTCGACCTGTACGTCCGGCTCGTCGGCGAGGCGGTCGCGGAGTACCGCGGCGACACCCAGGCCGAGGAGCCCGAGGTCAAGATCGAGCTGCCGATCGACGCGCACCTGCCGCACGACTACATCCCGTCCCAGCGGTTGCGCCTGGAGATGTACCAGCGGCTGGCCGCCGTACGGGACGCTGACGGCATCGCCGAACTGGTCGAGGAGCTGCACGACCGGTACGGCGAGATTCCGCTGGCGGTGCTGAACCTGATCGAGGTGGCGACGTTCCGCAACCACGCCCGCCGGGCGGGGCTGCACGACGTCACCCTGCAGGGCAGCATGATCCGGTTCGGGCCGGTCGAACTGCCCGATTCGAAGGTGCTCCGGCTGAACAGGCTGTACCCGAAGAGTCTGGTGAAGCCGCAACTGCATACCATTCTGGTGCCGAGACCTGCCACCAGGCTGGTCGGCGGTCAGCCGCTCCGCGACCAGGAGCTGCTGCAATGGTGCACCCGGTTGATCGACGACGTGATCGCCGAACCTATTGTGGTTCCGGCGTGA
- a CDS encoding response regulator transcription factor: protein MRIVIGEDSALFREGLARLLADAGHEIAGLAADATSLQTVVEETRPDLAVIDVRMPPDGTDDGARAARRLRVLHPELGIVLLSQHVETRHSVELVATGRFGYLLKDRVLAVDEFLDALDRVAAGGSALDPEVVSRLIGRRQADDRLAPLTPREREVLALMAEGCTNVGIGRRLFLTERTVETHVGSILAKLGLLTNDEQHRRVLAVLAYLGGH from the coding sequence GTGCGAATCGTGATCGGCGAGGACTCGGCGCTGTTCCGGGAAGGGCTGGCGCGTCTCCTCGCCGACGCGGGGCACGAGATCGCAGGCCTGGCCGCGGACGCTACGAGCCTGCAGACCGTGGTCGAGGAGACCCGGCCGGACCTGGCCGTGATCGACGTCCGGATGCCGCCCGACGGGACCGACGACGGTGCCCGGGCCGCCCGCAGGCTCCGGGTGCTGCACCCCGAACTCGGGATCGTGCTGCTCTCCCAGCATGTCGAGACCCGGCACTCCGTCGAACTGGTCGCGACCGGTCGCTTCGGCTACCTGCTCAAGGACCGGGTGCTGGCGGTCGACGAGTTCCTGGACGCCCTGGACCGGGTCGCGGCCGGCGGATCGGCCCTCGATCCGGAAGTCGTCAGCCGGTTGATCGGCCGGCGGCAGGCCGACGACCGCCTCGCGCCGCTGACCCCGCGCGAGCGCGAAGTACTCGCACTGATGGCCGAAGGCTGCACGAATGTGGGCATCGGCCGGCGGCTGTTTCTGACCGAGCGGACCGTCGAGACGCACGTCGGCAGCATCCTGGCGAAGCTCGGCCTGCTCACGAACGACGAACAGCACCGCCGGGTGCTCGCGGTCCTCGCCTATCTTGGAGGCCATTGA
- a CDS encoding 50S ribosomal protein L25/general stress protein Ctc, translated as MAEVKIHAESRTEFGKGAARRIRRDNKVPAVLYGHGSDPVHITLPGHDTMLALKTANALLLIEVEDGESHLALPKQVQRDPIKGFIEHVDLVIVRRGEKVQVDIAVHLEGEAVSDALVVLEAQSILVEAEATHIPDGVTVSIEGLEVGAQIHASDLQLPTGTTLAIEPDTLIVNITAQQTAEQAEAELAEAEAEAGIERAEPTAAEEPVAAAAE; from the coding sequence GTGGCCGAGGTCAAGATCCACGCCGAATCGCGTACGGAGTTCGGCAAGGGAGCTGCCCGCCGAATCCGCCGGGACAACAAGGTTCCCGCCGTCCTCTACGGCCACGGCAGTGACCCGGTGCACATCACGCTGCCCGGTCACGACACCATGCTGGCCCTGAAGACCGCCAACGCCCTGCTGCTGATCGAGGTCGAGGACGGCGAGTCCCACCTGGCGCTGCCGAAGCAGGTCCAGCGCGACCCGATCAAGGGCTTCATCGAGCACGTCGACCTGGTCATCGTCCGCCGCGGCGAGAAGGTCCAGGTCGACATCGCCGTGCACCTCGAGGGCGAGGCCGTCAGCGACGCCCTGGTCGTGCTGGAGGCGCAGAGCATCCTGGTCGAGGCCGAGGCGACGCACATCCCCGACGGCGTCACCGTCTCGATCGAGGGCCTGGAGGTCGGCGCCCAGATCCACGCGTCCGATCTGCAGCTGCCGACCGGTACGACGCTGGCGATCGAGCCGGACACCCTGATTGTGAACATCACGGCCCAGCAGACCGCCGAGCAGGCCGAGGCCGAGCTGGCCGAGGCCGAGGCCGAAGCCGGTATCGAGCGCGCCGAGCCGACCGCGGCCGAGGAGCCGGTGGCCGCTGCGGCCGAGTAA
- a CDS encoding DUF1932 domain-containing protein: MRIAVFHPGAMGSKLAAQLVAAGHEVRWVPDGRSDASKARADEAGLIGASFADAVGGAEAVLCSCAPQGAVDIAKQVGAAGFAGLYVEANPLSPASLQEVQSAVPDATFVDAGVVGPPPTGGPSPTHLMLSGTAADQVATLWAGTAVTPMVVGSEPGAASAAKSSYALYNKGKAALAVLAFQLAEKHGVTEALMAQQTRADGGSLKDPSLPDQLRNVAWRWGPEFDELAETLDAAGLEGDTARALRQVWTKLS, encoded by the coding sequence ATGCGTATTGCTGTCTTCCATCCCGGTGCGATGGGCTCGAAGCTCGCGGCGCAACTGGTCGCCGCCGGCCATGAGGTGCGCTGGGTGCCGGACGGTCGCAGCGACGCGTCCAAGGCGCGCGCGGACGAGGCCGGGCTGATCGGTGCGTCGTTCGCCGATGCGGTTGGCGGCGCCGAGGCGGTGCTGTGTTCCTGTGCACCGCAGGGCGCCGTCGACATCGCCAAGCAGGTCGGCGCTGCGGGCTTCGCCGGCTTGTACGTCGAGGCGAATCCGCTGTCCCCGGCGTCGCTGCAGGAGGTCCAGTCCGCCGTACCCGATGCGACGTTCGTCGACGCCGGTGTGGTTGGGCCGCCGCCGACCGGTGGCCCTAGCCCGACACATCTGATGCTGTCCGGTACGGCGGCCGACCAGGTCGCCACGTTGTGGGCCGGTACGGCGGTCACCCCGATGGTGGTCGGCTCCGAACCAGGCGCGGCCAGCGCGGCGAAGTCGTCGTACGCCCTGTACAACAAGGGCAAGGCGGCACTGGCGGTACTCGCTTTCCAGCTGGCCGAGAAGCACGGCGTCACCGAGGCCCTGATGGCCCAGCAGACCCGCGCGGACGGCGGCTCACTGAAAGACCCGAGCCTCCCCGACCAGCTCCGCAACGTCGCCTGGCGCTGGGGCCCGGAGTTCGACGAACTGGCCGAGACCCTGGACGCCGCAGGCCTCGAAGGCGACACAGCCCGAGCCCTCCGCCAGGTCTGGACCAAACTCAGCTGA
- the pth gene encoding aminoacyl-tRNA hydrolase — translation MADDVWLVVGLGNPGPSYARTRHNIGHLVADELAARTGAKWKQSKQAKSEVIETRISGLRTVLAKPRSYMNESGGPVSGLLKFFKLDPANLVVLHDELDIDFGVLRCKFGGGDNGHNGLKSLRKSLGTGEYYRVRFGVGRPPGRQAPADFVLNEFSSTERKDLPFAVDRTADAVESLLTDGLEATQGKYNS, via the coding sequence GTGGCGGACGACGTGTGGTTGGTCGTCGGACTGGGGAATCCCGGCCCTTCGTATGCCCGCACCCGGCACAACATCGGGCACCTGGTCGCCGACGAACTGGCGGCCCGGACCGGGGCGAAGTGGAAGCAGAGCAAGCAGGCCAAATCCGAGGTGATCGAGACCCGGATCAGCGGACTGCGGACGGTCCTGGCCAAACCCCGCTCGTACATGAACGAGTCTGGCGGACCGGTCTCCGGGTTGCTGAAGTTCTTCAAGCTGGATCCGGCCAACCTGGTCGTGCTGCACGACGAGCTGGACATCGACTTCGGTGTCCTGCGGTGCAAGTTCGGCGGCGGCGACAACGGCCACAACGGGCTGAAATCGCTACGCAAATCGCTTGGCACCGGTGAGTACTATCGAGTCCGGTTCGGTGTGGGTCGTCCGCCGGGCCGGCAGGCGCCCGCCGACTTCGTCCTCAACGAGTTCTCCTCGACCGAACGCAAGGACCTTCCGTTCGCCGTCGACCGGACCGCGGACGCGGTCGAATCCCTGCTCACCGACGGCCTCGAGGCGACTCAAGGGAAGTACAACTCGTGA